One segment of Pyricularia oryzae 70-15 chromosome 3, whole genome shotgun sequence DNA contains the following:
- a CDS encoding chitin synthase 8 has protein sequence MAQHLPPVGGNGGAHTQPSLPALPAHLQSDTHLTGHLASRFHVSLPTAKLSSHAFISINTYTSSSKGQDGGKAGSAQGEAEDMADRAFLRLGHRSENQAILFLGESGSGKTTIRSHILTALLNKTSTPLSTKVSLAAYVFDTLTTTKTATTPTASKAGLFYELQYDTASTTSPLLIGGKLLDHRLERSRITDVPTGERNFHILYYILAGTSAAEKTHLGFGEPDAGTGSKRWRYLGHPTQLKVGINDAQGFQLFKTALRKLEFPRSEIAEICQVLASILHIGQLEFESSENTTVAGDESGGFSHEGGQITTVAKNKDVLAIVAAFLGVSAAELQTTLGYKTKIIHKERVTVMLDPAGARANANELARTLYSLLVAYVIENINQKICAPEEAIVNTVSIIDFPGFSQQSSTGSSLDLLLNNAAAEAMYNLTLQNFFDRKADLLETEEVSVPPTSYFDNSDAVKGLLKTGNGLLSILDDQTRRHRTDMQLLESLRKRFEGKNPAIGVSAATAKLPGSNFLSENTAASFTVRHFAGEVEYSIKGLVEENGEVISGDLLNLVNSTKSDFIARLFGQEALHTVTHPQERTTVMQASVSSKPMRAPSVMSRKIRPGTARTTRQRKESISGRQDTLDDIASEAGDSRRPVNKPSEEGASGQFLHSLDNVTKSFHAQNTNAYFVFCLKPNDRRIANQFDSKCVRTQMQTFGIAEISQRIRSADFSVFLPFGEFLGLADVDTLLVGSEREKVEAVVDEKRWPTNEIQIGSTGVFISERCWMEIAQLSDMVTGRFGVPESEGGTPLANMPYGASKERLIAAGNSPYNNDKAKSGYFGSNDIDGRSDAGVSAFGGGDMFKNLDTREQMAERGNEKSMVEVEEFKDSPSRKRWVFITWMLTFFVPEFLIQHLGKMPRKDVRMAWREKLAINFIIWFSCLAAAFILVVFPMLVCPTQYVFTGEELSAYNGKDGKASYAAIRGQVFDIGSFIPRHPLPYLPSKLFTQYAGTDITGLFPVQVSALCQGTTGSVNPAVLLDYKDTNITDSPNVFNSQDLNSRYHDFRYFTNDTRPDWFSQMMITFRGTYKKGNIGYPAQVVQKMAQQRNAIAILNGRVYDFTKYIAGGRDFRVKYNETRPTDQSLLDFMDPSVVRLFSDRSGEDVTPLWDALRLDPTLRKSMQLCLDNLFYLGDVDTRNSVRCNFAKYFILAVTIILCSIIAFKFLAALQFGTKNMPENLDKFIMCQIPAYTEDEESLRRAIDSAARMRYDDKRKLLIVVCDGMIIGQGNDRPTPRIVLDILGVSETVDPEPLSFESLGEGLKQHNMGKVYSGLYEVQGHIVPFLVVVKVGKPSEVSRPGNRGKRDSQMVIMRFLNRVHYNLAMSPLELEMYHQIRNIIGVNPTFYEYMLQIDADTVVAADSATRFVSAFLDDTRLIACCGETSIANAKSSFITMIQVYEYYISHNLSKAFESLFGSVTCLPGCFSMYRIRAAETGKPLFVSREVVDAYATIRVDTLHMKNLLHLGEDRYLTTLLLKYHNKYKTKYIYRAHAWTIAPDSWKVFLSQRRRWINSTVHNLIELIPMGQLCGFCCFSMRFIVFIDLLSTIIQPVTIAYIVYLIVRMVLTPDLVPVLAFVLLAAVYGLQAIIFILRRKWEMIAWMILYIIAMPIFSFGLPLYAFWHMDDFTWGNTRVVTGEKGKKVVVTDEGKFDPSSIPRKKWEEYQSELWDAQTSKDDTRSEASGFSYATKAPVAVSEYGFPVNPYGAYPPSRPGSTTGIPHMPHMPYSASRMSLAHSEMLMAGNRQSQFGGSQFNLPQSGSEMELSNLAGLPSDDALLAEIREILRTADLMTVTKKGVKQELERRFGVNLDSRRAYINSATEALLSGQL, from the exons ATGGCACAACACCTTCCGCCTGTCGGCGGCAACGGTGGTGCACACACGCAGCCTTCGCTACCCGCGCTGCCCGCCCATCTTCAGTCCGACACGCACCTCACGGGGCATCTTGCCAGCCGATTCCACGTCAGTCTGCCAACCGCCAAACTATCTTCCCACGCCTTCATCTCGATCAACACATACACTTCCTCGAGCAAGGGACAAGATGGAGGCAAGGCCGGAAGCGCTCAAGGCGAAGCTGAGGATATGGCCGACAGGGCTTTCCTTCGTCTGGGCCACCGTTCCGAGAACCAAGCAATTCTGTTCCT AGGTGAATCTGGCTCGGGAAAGACGACCATTCGATCGCACATCCTGACTGCCCTTCTGAACAAGACCTCCACGCCCCTTTCTACAAAGGTCTCACTCGCCGCATATGTCTTCGACACCCTAACCACTACTAAGACTGCGACCACTCCGACTGCCTCCAAGGCGGGTCTCTTCTACGAACTCCAGTACGACACAGCATCAACAACGAGCCCGCTGCTCATCGGTGGAAAGCTGCTGGATCATCGTCTGGAGAGAAGTAGGATTACCGACGTGCCAACTGGCGAGCGAAACTTCCATATCCTGTATTACATTTTGGCCGGCACAAGTGCCGCTGAAAAAACCCACCTGGGCTTTGGAGAGCCCGATGCTGGAACCGGAAGCAAGCGATGGAGGTATCTTGGGCACCCGACCCAACTGAAGGTCGGCATCAACGACGCTCAGGGGTTCCAGCTCTTCAAGACTGCCCTCCGCAAGCTTGAATTCCCTAGGAGTGAAATTGCAGAGATATGCCAAGTCCTGGCTAGCATTCTTCACATCGGACAGCTCGAGTTTGAGAGCTCGGAAAACACGACAGTTGCCGGCGATGAGAGCGGTGGCTTCTCGCATGAGGGTGGCCAGATCACAACCGTGGCAAAGAACAAGGACGTGCTTGCTATAGTGGCCGCATTTTTGGGTGTCAGTGCCGCTGAGCTTCAAACAACCCTTGGATACAAGACCAAGATCATTCACAAGGAAAGGGTCACTGTGATGCTTGACCCTGCTGGTGCACGCGCCAATGCAAATGAACTAGCCCGGACTCTTTACTCCCTCCTTGTGGCCTATGTCATCGAGAACATTAACCAAAAGATCTGCGCTCCCGAGGAGGCCATTGTTAACACAGTGTCCATCATTGACTTCCCGGGATTCTCGCAGCAAAGCTCTACTGGCTCATCCCTCGATTTGCTCCTCAACAATGCTGCTGCCGAGGCTATGTACAACTTGACCTTGCAAAACTTTTTCGATCGCAAGGCTGATCTCCTAGAGACCGAGGAAGTCAGCGTCCCACCCACCAGCTACTTTGACAACTCCGACGCAGTCAAGGGACTGCTCAAGACCGGCAATGGTCTCTTGAGCATTCTTGACGACCAAACCAGGCGTCACCGCACCGACATGCAGCTCCTGGAAAGTCTGCGCAAGCGCTTCGAGGGCAAGAACCCTGCCATCGGCGTCAGTGCAGCCACCGCAAAGCTACCGGGCAGCAACTTCTTGTCCGAGAATACTGCTGCTTCCTTCACCGTTCGCCACTTCGCTGGTGAGGTTGAATATTCGATCAAGGGGCTCGTCGAGGAGAATGGCGAAGTCATCTCTGGTGACCTCTTGAACCTGGTCAACTCTACCAAGAGTGACTTTATTGCTCGTCTCTTCGGTCAAGAGGCCCTGCACACTGTTACCCATCCGCAGGAGAGAACCACGGTGATGCAAGCTTCAGTCAGTTCCAAGCCTATGCGTGCCCCAAGTGTCATGTCGCGCAAGATCCGACCGGGAACGGCTCGTACTACTCGCCAACGCAAGGAGTCAATCAGTGGGCGACAGGACACCCTAGACGATATTGCCAGCGAAGCCGGAGATTCCCGGCGCCCCGTCAACAAGCCATCCGAGGAAGGCGCTTCTGGTCAGTTCTTACACTCGCTTGACAACGTGACCAAGTCTTTCCATGCACAGAACACAAACGCCTATTTTGTCTTCTGCTTGAAGCCGAATGACAGGCGCATTGCGAACCAGTTCGACAGCAAGTGTGTTCGCACACAGATGCAAACATTTGGCATTGCCGAGATTAGCCAACGTATCAGATCTGCAGACTTCAGTGTGTTCTTGCCCTTTGGAGAATTCCTGGGTCTTGCTGATGTTGACACTCTCCTCGTCGGAAGTGAACGGGAGAAGGTCGAGGCTGTTGTTGATGAGAAGCGCTGGCCGACCAATGAGATCCAAATTGGTTCCACAGGTGTTTTCATCAGTGAACGATGCTGGATGGAGATCGCTCAGCTCAGTGATATGGTAACCGGCCGATTCGGCGTGCCCGAATCGGAGGGCGGCACGCCACTCGCCAACATGCCCTATGGCGCTTCCAAGGAGCGCCTCATAGCGGCTGGGAATTCGCCATACAACAATGACAAGGCCAAGTCGGGCTACTTTGGCAGCAATGACATCGATGGCAGGTCAGACGCTGGAGTTTCGGCTTTTGGCGGAGGCGACATGTTCAAGAATCTGGATACCCGTGAGCAGATGGCTGAGCGTGGTAATGAAAAGTCCATGGTTGAGGTGGAGGAGTTCAAAGACAGCCCGAGCCGCAAGCGCTGGGTTTTCATTACCTGGATGCTCACATTTTTCGTTCCCGAGTTCCTGATACAGCATCTCGGTAAAATGCCCCGCAAGGATGTGCGTATGGCATGGAGAGAGAAGTTGGCCATCAACTTCATCATCTGGTTCAGTTGCTTGGCCGCCGCTTTCATCCTGGTCGTGTTCCCTATGCTTGTTTGCCCTACGCAATATGTGTTTACCGGCGAAGAGCTCTCGGCCTACAACGGAAAAGATGGCAAGGCTTCGTATGCAGCCATCCGTGGTCAGGTCTTTGATATCGGATCGTTCATCCCTAGGCACCCCCTGCCCTATCTGCCATCAAAGCTCTTCACCCAGTACGCTGGCACTGATATCACCGGTCTTTTCCCTGTTCAGGTGTCTGCTCTGTGCCAAGGCACGACTGGCTCTGTCAACCCTGCCGTGCTACTGGATTACAAAGACACCAACATCACCGACTCGCCCAACGTTTTTAACAGCCAGGATCTGAATTCGCGCTATCACGACTTTCGTTACTTCACCAACGATACAAGACCCGACTGGTTCTCTCAGATGATGATTACGTTCCGGGGCACGTATAAGAAGGGCAACATCGGCTACCCGGCTCAAGTTGTCCAGAAGATGGCCCAACAAAGGAACGCCATCGCAATACTCAATGGTCGGGTGTACGATTTCACCAAGTACATCGCTGGAGGCCGCGATTTCAGGGTCAAGTATAACGAAACGCGTCCTACCGACCAGAGTCTACTCGACTTTATGGACCCGTCAGTCGTGAGGCTTTTCTCGGACCGTAGCGGAGAGGACGTCACGCCGCTCTGGGATGCACTTAGGCTGGACCCGACTTTACGAAAGTCGATGCAACTCTGTCTGGATAACCTGTTTTACCTTGGCGATGTCGATACGCGTAACTCGGTGCGTTGCAACTTTGCCAAATACTTCATCCTGGCTGTTACGATCATCCTTTGCTCCATCATCGCCTTCAAGTTCTTGGCTGCGCTTCAGTTCGGTACCAAGAACATGCCCGAGAACCTGGACAAGTTCATCATGTGCCAGATTCCTGCCTACACCGAAGACGAAGAGTCGCTCCGTCGCGCCATTGACTCTGCAGCCCGTATGCGCTACGATGACAAGCGCAAACTCTTGATCGTCGTTTGTGACGGTATGATTATTGGTCAGGGTAACGACAGGCCCACGCCGCGCATTGTGCTCGATATTTTGGGTGTCTCGGAGACGGTCGATCCAGAGCCTCTCAGCTTCGAATCTCTGGGTGAGGGTCTCAAGCAGCACAACATGGGCAAGGTTTACTCGGGCTTGTACGAGGTTCAAGGTCACATCGTCCCCTTCTTGGTGGTCGTCAAGGTCGGCAAGCCATCCGAGGTGTCGCGCCCCGGTAACCGTGGCAAGCGTGATTCTCAAATGGTTATCATGCGCTTCCTGAACCGTGTCCACTACAACTTGGCCATGAGCCCGTTGGAGCTCGAGATGTACCATCAGATCCGCAACATTATTGGTGTGAACCCGACATTCTACGAATACATGCTTCAGATCGATGCCGACACGGTTGTTGCTGCCGATTCAGCGACTCGTTTCGTCTCAGCTTTCCTGGATGACACCCGCCTGATTGCATGCTGTGGAGAGACGTCGATCGCCAACGCCAAATCTTCATTCATCACTATGATTCAAGTTTACGAGTACTATATTTCGCACAACTTGTCCAAGGCCTTCGAATCTCTGTTCGGCTCCGTTACTTGTTTGCCAGGTTGTTTCTCCATGTACCGTATCCGCGCCGCCGAGACGGGTAAGCCGCTCTTCGTCTCCCGCGAGGTTGTCGATGCATACGCCACTATCCGCGTCGACACGCTTCACATGAAGAACCTGCTTCACCTTGGTGAGGATCGTTACCTGACCACGCTTCTGCTCAAATACCACAACAAGTACAAGACCAAGTACATTTACCGAGCACATGCTTGGACCATTGCCCCCGACTCATGGAAGGTCTTCCTCTCACAACGTCGTCGCTGGATCAACTCGACGGTGCACAACTTGATCGAGCTTATTCCCATGGGCCAACTTTGCGGTTTCTGCTGTTTCTCGATGCGTTTCATCGTTTTCATCGATTTGCTCTCTACCATCATTCAGCCCGTCACCATTGCCTACATTGTTTACCTCATCGTGCGCATGGTCCTCACTCCTGATCTGGTCCCCGTTCTGGCTTTCGTGCTGCTCGCGGCAGTTTACGGCCTTCAAGCTATCAtcttcatcctccgccgCAAGTGGGAGATGATTGCATGGATGATTCTATACATTATCGCCATGCCAATTTTCTCGTTTGGTCTGCCCCTGTATGCCTTCTGGCACATGGACGATTTCACATGGGGTAATACTCGTGTCGTTACCGGAGAGAAGGGTAAGAAGGTCGTTGTCACTGACGAGGGCAAGTTCGATCCCTCATCCATCCCTCGCAAGAAGTGGGAGGAGTACCAGAGCGAGCTGTGGGATGCCCAGACCTCCAAGGATGACACCAGGTCTGAGGCTTCCGGCTTCTCGTACGCCACCAaggcccccgtcgcggtcTCCGAGTATGGTTTCCCCGTCAACCCCTATGGCGCATACCCTCCCAGCCGACCTGGGAGCACCACGGGCATACCACACATGCCACACATGCCATACTCGGCCAGCCGCATGTCATTGGCCCATTCGGAGATGCTCATGGCGGGCAACAGACAAAGCCAGTTCGGTGGATCACAGTTCAACCTCCCTCAATCTGGCAGCGAAATGGAACTTTCAAACCTGGCTGGCTTGCCATCAGATGATGCCTTGCTTGCCGAGATTCGGGAGATCCTGAGAACGGCAGATTTGATGACGGTCACCAAGAAGGGTGTCAAGCAAGAGCTCGAGCGCAGGTTCGGTGTAAACCTCGACAGCAGGAGGGCGTACATCAACAGCG CCACCGAAGCACTCTTGTCTGGCCAGCTGTAG
- a CDS encoding class V chitin synthase, with protein MASRRMSMYSVTSEGMGGPRGAGQQSTSVSTTTLLNAIHNIYLASQPYRLDAGTSLVVNTWLTATQAGPDGEVGGTVDPALAARAWEHARRRAEDGCIILGSLHQSTPSVMKPFLRSFPVSLPSSVFKALEALDPFIHCVAPFNPSAPRHAALGVTLTMNLAGNVTAASIALSQAGIDTAAGLLSIPAEAGYRAFDVFYHLLSSASTPAEREFLGLKSASSYALLARSGTYDPPSYLPTADDGASADDLRAALKEIGIKGSSHRDFISTLAALLKLGDTLDYTVDEEVLEEVCEDVGGLLGVDPEVLAKQCTTEDRQTLVGGLYEALVDWVISKANQAIQAQLARIRDGDESSDGGRGARTPNSAEDNGDTVCLTILEVPDLALAKALAMRGIFDDSQGINSEMKQDGVEVASAGQSVLRETQNAVVEAGPLLGDMSGPKGRDRQHHLEKREEVLEKVGIVADDDCFFKKLLFPVSGQGIQLGQAGRLDIQGVLGSSRAWYHLSIHPTDDSPASLAALPSINSAWSAGTVSRQLRAWRLPEWANRRNKNLDFTADFDVEEFVQRYSILGCREGRDGIETWILERGWSNGEVVVGHERVWMRESAWWEAENMLDMKPMGDMPMGASNLMAPPGVMAMDTGYSHNGSGYFPPINDAASNGSRDQLLHQRNQSQATLAMGMGHSPGVAPSVAPSGLRNVSKGDYGLGGKGDNHRDEILFNNEGEFVGALDPELANNKKIEEQQTSKSRRMWVALVWAITFWIPSPLLRYVGRMKRPDVRMAWREKFVLCFIIFLLNAAIVFWIIFLGRLLCPNFDKVWTRDEVKQHQGDTDFWVSNRGKVYDISKFWKIPHGDVGNEATQDLMQPFAGLSMDAYIPPPLFKACPGLGIGDRLALVPNATETENSAGMHISGPGQANPTSGLADANWYPDVFLPRMKEYYKGELVWDASKINSEGQNQDHKWVIYDNKVYDLRDYFSTLKTMNNLAQYKFLDDSLTQVVERNPGTDVTGTWNGLLSNAQRNNLTTYTTLRNNMNCMDNYFYVGTVDFRYTARCQTNNYFLLAFAIIMCAVILLKFVSALQFGSKRRPSPQDKFVICQVPAYTEGEDSLRKALDSLTALQYDNKRKLICVICDGVLTGEGNDRPTPKIVLDILGVDPKVDPPALPFKSVGASSEQLNYGKVYSGLYEFEGNVVPYVVVVKVGKESEQSKAKPGNRGKRDSQILLMSFLNRVHHRAPMNPLELEMFHQINNIIGVDPELYEYLLMIDADTCVREDALTRLVASCASDAKIAGICGETSLQNEERSWWTMIQVYEYFISHHLAKAFESLFGSVTCLPGCFTMYRLRTADKGKPLIISDNVIRDYSDCYVDTLHKKNLLSLGEDRYLTTLMTKHFPYMSFKFNPNAFCQTAAPEKWSVLLSQRRRWINSTIHNLVELMTLKEMCGFCCFSMRFVVFVDLFGTIILPATCVYLGYLIYTVASGTGPFPLITLIMLAAVYGLQALIFILKRQWQHIGWMIIYLLAFPIYSFILPIYSFWNQDNFSWGNTRIVVGESGKKTIVAVDDEGFDPRSIPLQRWDDYALANNLPGRRGGAGPTEKMDHVFADAYEMDDMRSVYSAARPGSVLTGMNRNTAYMSPNSPAPYQHMSRSPTAYAGPTPYSDNPAARQSMVSMSPYQDTNHGRMMSMSNLRNVANASPVPTRAGTAMGFAGGSRAPLGQSEAARQSTMSFDFQRNAAGPDDFQIVDAIRAVLMEVDLDTVTKKQVRALVEQRLQTELVGERRTFLDRQIDNELANM; from the exons ATGGCGAGCCGGCGAATGTCAATGTACTCGGTGACCTCGGAAGGCATGGGCGGCCCCCGAGGCGCTGGGCAACAGTCTACCTCGGTCTCGACAACAACGCTGCTCAACGCCATTCACAACATCTATCTCGCGTCTCAGCCCTACCGCTTGGATGCAGGGACCAGTCTGGTTGTCAACACGTGGCTCACAGCTACGCAGGCCGGGCCTGACGGAGAGGTCGGAGGTACTGTTGACCCGGCCCTCGCAGCACGAGCTTGGGAACATGCTCGTCGCCGCGCCGAGGACGGATGTATCATTCTTGG CTCTCTTCACCAGTCTACCCCGTCTGTCATGAAGCCTTTTCTCCGATCGTTCCCTGTATCTCTCCCGTCGTCAGTGttcaaagctcttgaggctCTGGACCCATTCATCCACTGTGTTGCTCCATTCAACCCCTCCGCTCCACGACATGCCGCTCTCGGCGTAACATTGACGATGAACCTGGCTGGCAACGTCACCGCTGCCAGCATAGCCTTGTCGCAAGCAGGTATCGACACTGCAGCTGGACTCCTCAGCATTCCGGCGGAGGCAGGGTACCGAGCCTTCGATGTCTTCTATCACCTCCTATCCAGTGCTTCAACCCCTGCTGAAAGGGAATTCTTGGGGCTGAAGAGCGCTTCCAGTTACGCTCTCTTGGCGCGGTCTGGTACCTATGACCCGCCTTCGTACCTGCCCACCGCAGATGACGGGGCCTCCGCAGATGATCTCCGTGCTGCTTTGAAGGAGATTGGGATCAAGGGCTCTTCACATCGTGATTTCATCTCCACGCTGGCTGCGCTTCTCAAGCTTGGTGACACCCTCGACTACACTGTCGATGAGGAGGTTCTGGAGGAAGTTTGTGAAGATGTCGGTGGCCTTTTGGGAGTCGATCCCGAAGTCCTGGCCAAGCAGTGCACCACAGAAGACCGGCAGACTCTTGTTGGCGGTCTTTACGAAGCTCTCGTCGACTGGGTCATTTCCAAGGCCAATCAGGCCATTCAGGCCCAATTAGCTCGTATCCGGGATGGCGACGAGTCCAGCGatggcggccgaggagccaGAACCCCGAATAGCGCAGAGGACAACGGTGATACTGTTTGCCTTACTATCCTTGAGGTCCCAGATcttgctttagccaaggcccTCGCAATGCGCGGCATTTTCGATGACTCCCAAGGCATCAACTCTGAGATGAAGCAGGACGGTGTGGAGGTTGCTTCCGCCGGTCAATCAGTCCTACGTGAGACGCAGAATGCGGTAGTCGAAGCAGGACCTTTGTTGGGCGATATGTCTGGGCCCAAAGGCAGAGATAGGCAACACCATCTGGAGAAGAGAGAAGAGGTTCTTGAAAAGGTTGGCATCGTCGCCGATGATGACTGCTTCTTCAAGAAGTTGCTATTCCCTGTATCCGGACAGGGCATCCAACTTGGCCAGGCTGGTCGGTTGGACATTCAAGGTGTTTTGGGCAGCAGTCGTGCCTGGTATCATCTCTCAATTCACCCAACAGACGATTCCCCGGCCAGTCTTGCTGCCTTGCCTTCCATAAACTCGGCTTGGTCTGCTGGTACTGTCTCTAGGCAGCTTCGTGCCTGGAGGCTACCCGAGTGGGCCAACAGGCGCAACAAAAACCTCGACTTTACGGCCGACTTCGACGTGGAGGAGTTTGTCCAGCGATACTCGATCCTGGGATGCAGAGAAGGTCGTGACGGCATCGAGACCTGGATTCTAGAGCGGGGCTGGAGCAACGGCGAGGTGGTCGTGGGCCATGAACGTGTCTGGATGCGGGAGTCCGCTTGGTGGGAGGCTGAAAACATGCTCGACATGAAGCCAATGGGAGACATGCCGATGGGCGCCAGCAACCTCATGGCTCCTCCTGGTGTTATGGCAATGGACACGGGCTACTCCCACAATGGAAGCGGCTACTTCCCTCCAATCAATGACGCCGCTTCCAACGGCAGCCGAGACCAATTGCTGCACCAAAGGAACCAAAGCCAAGCGACCCTCGCTATGGGCATGGGCCACAGCCCTGGAGTGGCCCCTTCAGTCGCCCCCTCAGGCTTGCGTAATGTTAGCAAGGGAGATTACGGTCTCGGAGGCAAGGGCGACAACCATCGTGATGAGATCTTGTTCAACAATGAAGGTGAATTCGTGGGTGCACTGGACCCTGAACTTgccaacaacaaaaagattGAAGAACAACAAACATCGAAATCGCGTAGGATGTGGGTGGCTCTAGTGTGGGCCATCACCTTTTGGATCCCGTCACCTCTGCTTCGCTACGTGGGTCGTATGAAGCGACCCGATGTGCGCATGGCGTGGCGTGAGAAATTTGTCCTGTGCTTCATCATTTTCTTGCTCAATGCTGCCATCGTCTTCTGGATTATCTTCCTTGGCCGTTTGCTTTGCCCGAACTTCGACAAGGTATGGACTCGCGATGAGGTTAAGCAACACCAGGGCGACACTGATTTCTGGGTCAGCAACCGAGGCAAAGTTTACGACATCTCAAAGTTTTGGAAGATTCCCCACGGTGACGTCGGTAATGAGGCAACCCAGGACCTCATGCAACCGTTTGCTGGTCTCAGCATGGACGCATACATCCCTCCTCCCTTGTTCAAGGCCTGCCCTGGTCTCGGGATTGGTGACCGGCTGGCTCTTGTCCCCAACGCCACCGAGACTGAGAATTCTGCGGGTATGCACATTTCAGGTCCCGGACAGGCAAACCCGACATCTGGGTTGGCGGATGCCAACTGGTACCCGGATGTGTTCCTGCCACGGATGAAGGAGTACTACAAGGGAGAGCTTGTTTGGGACGCCTCAAAAATCAACTCAGAGGGTCAGAATCAGGATCACAAGTGGGTGATTTACGACAACAAGGTCTATGATCTCAGGGACTACTTTTCGACTTTGAAAACCATGAACAATCTTGCTCAGTACAAGTTTCTCGACGATAGCCTGACTCAAGTAGTCGAGAGGAACCCCGGTACAGATGTCACTGGCACTTGGAACGGACTTCTCAGCAATGCCCAGCGCAACAACCTGACGACATATACTACTCTCCGCAACAACATGAACTGCATGGACAACTACTTTTATGTCGGCACTGTAGATTTCCGGTATACGGCTCGTTGCCAGACCAACAACTACTTCTTGCTGGCCTTCGCCATCATCATGTGTGCGGTCATCCTGCTCAAGTTCGTCTCGGCTCTGCAGTTTGGCTCCAAGCGTCGCCCTTCGCCTCAAGACAAGTTCGTCATCTGCCAAGTGCCTGCCTACACAGAAGGCGAGGACTCGCTGAGGAAGGCTCTCGATTCACTTACGGCCCTCCAGTACGACAACAAGCGGAAGCTGATATGCGTCATCTGCGACGGTGTCCTCACCGGTGAGGGCAACGATCGCCCGACGCCCAAGATTGTTCTTGACATCTTGGGAGTTGACCCCAAGGTTGATCCACCTGCATTGCCCTTCAAGTCAGTTGGTGCGAGCAGCGAGCAGCTGAATTACGGCAAGGTCTACTCTGGTCTCTATGAGTTTGAGGGCAACGTGGTTCCCTACGTGGTCGTCGTCAAAGTTGGCAAGGAGTCGGAGCAGAGCAAAGCTAAGCCTGGTAACCGAGGCAAGCGTGACTCCCAAATTCTGCTTATGAGCTTCCTCAACCGCGTTCACCACCGTGCCCCGATGAACCCGCTCGAGCTCGAAATGTTCCACCAGATCAACAACATCATCGGCGTTGACCCGGAGCTTTACGAATATCTCCTCATGATTGACGCTGATACTTGCGTTCGCGAGGATGCCCTGACCCGACTTGTGGCCTCGTGTGCATCCGACGCGAAGATTGCCGGCATTTGCGGTGAAACCAGCTTGCAAAATGAGGAGCGTTCATGGTGGACAATGATCCAAGTCTACGAATACTTTATTTCTCACCACCTGGCCAAGGCTTTTGAGTCTCTCTTTGGTAGTGTCACCTGTTTGCCCGGATG TTTCACAATGTATCGCCTGCGTACTGCCGACAAGGGCAAGCCCTTGATCATTTCAGACAACGTTATCAGGGACTACAGTGATTGTTATGTCGATACTCTCCACAAGAAGAACTTGCTTTCGCTTGGAGAAGATCGTTACCTTACCACTCTGATGACCAAGCATTTCCCCTACATGTCGTTCAAGTTCAACCCCAACGCATTCTGTCAGACTGCGGCGCCGGAGAAGTGGAGCGTTTTGCTTTCACAGCGTCGACGATGGATCAACTCGACTATCCACAACTTGGTTGAACTGATGACACTCAAGGAGATGTGCGGATTCTGCTGCTTTAGCATGCGATTCGTCGTGTTTGTTGACCTTTTCGGAACCATCATCCTCCCGGCCACCTGCGTTTACCTTGGATACTTGATTTACACTGTCGCCTCCGGCACTGGTCCTTTCCCGCTCATTACGCTTATCATGTTGGCTGCCGTTTACGGTCTGCAGGCACTGATCTTCATTCTCAAGCGTCAATGGCAGCACATCGGATGGATGATCATTTACCTCCTCGCCTTCCCCATTTATTCGTTTATTCTCCCTATCTACTCCTTCTGGAACCAGGACAACTTCTCGTGGGGTAACACCCGTATCGTGGTGGGTGAGTCTGGCAAGAAGACGATTGTTGCAGTCGATGACGAGGGCTTCGATCCTCGGTCCATTCCTCTCCAGCGCTGGGACGACTACGCTCTTGCAAACAACCTTCCCGGCCGCCGTGGTGGTGCTGGTCCGACGGAGAAGATGGATCACGTCTTTGCCGATGCCTATGAAATGGACGACATGCGCTCAGTATACTCTGCAGCCCGTCCGGGTAGCGTTCTCACCGGCATGAACCGCAACACAGCCTACATGTCGCCCAACAGCCCTGCGCCCTACCAGCACATGTCGCGCTCGCCTACTGCGTATGCCGGGCCCACGCCCTACTCTGACAACCCGGCCGCGCGACAGTCCATGGTGAGCATGTCACCATACCAAGATACAAACCACGGACGCATGATGAGCATGAGCAACCTGCGCAACGTGGCCAACGCCTCACCTGTGCCGACGCGTGCGGGTACAGCTATGGGCTTTGCCGGCGGCTCACGGGCGCCCCTGGGCCAGTCTGAGGCGGCGAGGCAGAGCACTATGAGCTTTGATTTCCAGCGCAACGCCGCTGGCCCCGACGACTTCCAGATCGTGGATGCGATTCGGGCCGTGTTGATGGAGGTTGACCTGGACACGGTGACCAAGAAGCAGGTACGCGCTCTTGTGGAGCAAAGGTTGCAGACTGAGCTAGTCGGCGAGAGGAGGACATTCCTCGACCGCCAGATCGACAATGAGCTGGCGAATATGTAA